DNA sequence from the Sandaracinaceae bacterium genome:
GCTGGATCTGAGCGGGACGGGCCCTGCGCGCGTGCGCGTCGAGGTGTACCCCAGCGCCTCCTGCGACAGCCCCGTGGTCGCGGAGGGGCGCTTCGGGAGGGCCATCACCCTGCTCGATGGTGAGACGGGGGCGCGGTTCCTCGGGCTGCCTGCCGCACCTGGCTACGTCGTCGCGGCCCGTGGGGTCAGCGCCAGCGACGACGAGCTCGCCTTCGGATGCGTGGACGGGGTCGAGGTGGGGAGCGACCAGCAGGTAGCCGCCGTGGTGCGCCTCGGCGCGCGCGTGCAGCTCATCGCCGGGGAGTACGACGCCGCGTTCGTGGTGTCCGCCGCCGAACTGGCGGGGTTGCTCCGTGCCGCACGGGACGCCACGCTGACCGCAGAGCAGCCCGACGGCGACGCGAGCTACCTGCTCGCCGCGCTCGAGGCCTATCTGCTCGAGCAGGGGCACACGGCCGCACATGCCGCGCTCGTGTTGGCGCGCGACGGGGGCTACGACGATTCGTTCCAGCTCTTCTTGAGCGATGAGGACGCAGGGCCGAGCGTCGCCCTCGGACGCGCCATCACGTTCGTCCAGACCCAGGAGGAGTTCGCGCTCGCCGGCCAGCTGTCGGTCGCGTCGAGTGGAGCGACGGACTTCGCGTTCGAGGCACTGACCCTGACCGGGGGGGCAGGGGTGCTGGGCGCATGGCCCGCGGCGCTGACGTTCCCCGCGCTGACGTTCGCATCGGAGCTGGACCTGGTCGGTGCGTCCTTGGTCTTCGACCCCGTCACCATCACGTTCTCGCTCGCGCAGAGCACCGACGAGGTACTCCGCAACGCCCAGCTCGCCACGATCCTCGGCTCGTGGGCCGTGCTCGCGGGTTCATCCAGCGCGGCCGGCTTTCCCAACCCGGCGGTCGAGGCGGTCTGCGACGCGGCCTGCCGCAGCGCGGTGTTCGCGGACGCTGCGGTCACGCTGCGCGATGCGTGGCTGGACGCGTTGGGACCAGGCCCGGAGAGCACGACGCTCACGCTACGCGGCGCCGCGCAGGCGTCGGACTCGGACTCGGACCTCCAGGCAGACGCGCTCGACGCCCAGCTCGACGCCGACGTCGTGTTCGGTGCGGGTGCCGCGTCCCTCACGGTCAGGCTCGCCGCCACCACGCACGCGTCCCCCGCGCCATGACCGCGTCGTCGAGCGATCCCCTCGCCGTGTTGCTCGACCTGCGGGCGCAAGACCGGGATGACGCCGCGCGCGCGCTGACGGTATCCCTCGAGGTCGTAGCGAATGCCGAGGGAGCCCTGGAGCGGGCCGTGTCCGCGCACGCACACGCCGCGCAAGCGCTCGCCGATTATCGCACGGCAGACGGCGCCCATGGCGCAGCGGAGCTGCAGACGAGGGTCGCGTTCCGCGAGCAGCTGCGTGCTCGTCGGGACGAGCGACAGCGCGCCGTCGGCGCGGCCACGGAAGCTGTCGCGGCGGCGCGAATCGCCACGGAGCAAGCGCGTGCCGCGTTGGCGGCCGCGCGCGCGGCCCTGCGTGCCGTGGAGCTTCACGCCGACGCCCACCGAGCGTCCGAACGTGCGCGCGCCACGGCGCGCGACGAGGACGCGCTCGACGACGTGGCGCAAGCGCAACACCACCGCGCCCGCCGCGGGTAGGAGGCCGCACGATGACAGGGGCCAACCGTAGCCTGAGCCTCAGAAGTGTTGCTTGATGGGTGACGTCGAGGGTCGCCCAGCGCCCCGGCGCCGAGAGAGCGTCACCTGCAGCGCGAGCCCCTCGGCGGGCGTCAGCGTGCGTACCTCGGTCGCGTAGCCCGGGGCGCTGAAGGTCAACGTCACCGCGGTCTGTCGAGGGAGCGTCAAGGGGCCCTCGACGGGCTCCGCTTCGGCGCCATCGACAGACACCCGCGCGTGCGCAGGCGTCACCGACACCTCGACCTGCACTTCGCTCGGAGCGCGGTCGCCAGTCGTCGTCCGCGAGGGGGGCGGAGGTAGGCCGTCCGCCGCGACTTGTCCGGGGGCCGACGCTGTGTCGTCTTCGCTGCGGACTTCTGGATGGGTCGGCCGGTCGGCACGGCGTGTGGACGCCGGGGAAGCGGACCTCCCTGGAGCATGGCCGGCCGTGGGGGGCGCCGTGACATGACTCGCGACGGCGCCGCGGATGCTCCCGGCGCTCGCGAACAGCGTCACCAAGAGCGCCGCCGAGCCCGCCAGCCCCGCGAGGGCCACGACCCGCCGCGAACTGGCCCTACGCGGTCGTTGGGGAGGTGCCGGGGCCTCCGGGCGCGTCGCAGCTGGCGCGTCGCTCTCGTGGAACCCTGGGTGCGGCTCCGCGACGGTCATGGCCGCGCGTACCGCGTCACGCAGCGCGCGCATGCTCGGGTAGCGTGCGCCGGGGTCCTTCTCGAGCGCGCGCGCGAGCACGGCGTCGAAGGCGGTGCCCACCGCCGGGGCGCGGTCCGAGAGGCGTGGGGCGCGTTCGTTGCCGTGCTTCCAGATCAGCTGGAACGCGTTCTGTCCTTCGAACGGAGGGGTCCCCGCGAGCATCTCGAACAACACCACTGCCGCCGAGTAGACGTCGCAGCGCTCGTCCAGCTCGAGCGCACCACGGGCTTGTTCGGGCGAGAGGTAGCGGGGCGTTCCCAGCAGCTGTCCCGTCGTGGTCAGCCCAGCGGCCTGCGCGTCCTGCTCCGCCGTACGGTCGGGCTTGAGCTTGGAGATACCGAAGTCCAGCACCTTCGCGTGCGGCCCGTCGCTGCCCTCGCACAGGAAGACGTTGGCCGGCTTCAGATCGCGGTGCAGGATGCCGGCCGCGTGCGTCGCGGCCAGCGCGTCACACAGCTGCTCGAGCACGCGCACGGCGTCGTCCGTGGGCAGGGGACCGCGCGCCAGCCGCTCGGCGAGGCTCTCCCCGCGCAGGCGCTCCATCACGAGCGCGATGAACGGCCCGTCCGTCACGAAGTTCACCACGTCCACGATGTTGGGGTGCTCGATCTGGCTCGCCGCGCGCGCCTCCGCGAAGAAGCGCGCCGTCGCGTCCCGTCGCGTCAGGCGCTCCGTGTCCAGCACCTTGAGCGCAAAGCGGCGCCCGAGGACTGTGTGCTCTGCCTCGTAGACCTGTCCCATCCCGCCCGAGCCGATGCGTCGGAGCACGCGGTACGACTCACCCAGCGTCCGCCCGAGCAGGCGGGCGTCCATCGCGGCGGCGTCGTTCGCGCTAGGGTCCATCTCGCCTAGCAGGGTATCAGGGAGGCCCTCCGCTTGCATCGACGAGCGGCGGCGGCCACAGCCAGCCTGGTAGCTCGGGAATCGGGCCACATCCTCCTGCGTACCTGCACCCCATGAGCGCACGACACCTCATCCTCGGCTTCGATGGCTTCGATCTCGAGCTCGTCCGCGCGCTCGGTCCGGAGGTGCTGCCGCACGTGCACCAGGTCATGAGGCGGGGCGTGTTCGCGGCGCAGCGCAGCGTCCAGCCGCCAGCGACCCTGCCCAACTGGACTACGTTCCTGACGGGGGTGGACCCGGGCCGCCACGGGGTCTTCGAC
Encoded proteins:
- a CDS encoding protein kinase: MDPSANDAAAMDARLLGRTLGESYRVLRRIGSGGMGQVYEAEHTVLGRRFALKVLDTERLTRRDATARFFAEARAASQIEHPNIVDVVNFVTDGPFIALVMERLRGESLAERLARGPLPTDDAVRVLEQLCDALAATHAAGILHRDLKPANVFLCEGSDGPHAKVLDFGISKLKPDRTAEQDAQAAGLTTTGQLLGTPRYLSPEQARGALELDERCDVYSAAVVLFEMLAGTPPFEGQNAFQLIWKHGNERAPRLSDRAPAVGTAFDAVLARALEKDPGARYPSMRALRDAVRAAMTVAEPHPGFHESDAPAATRPEAPAPPQRPRRASSRRVVALAGLAGSAALLVTLFASAGSIRGAVASHVTAPPTAGHAPGRSASPASTRRADRPTHPEVRSEDDTASAPGQVAADGLPPPPSRTTTGDRAPSEVQVEVSVTPAHARVSVDGAEAEPVEGPLTLPRQTAVTLTFSAPGYATEVRTLTPAEGLALQVTLSRRRGAGRPSTSPIKQHF